The Acanthochromis polyacanthus isolate Apoly-LR-REF ecotype Palm Island chromosome 17, KAUST_Apoly_ChrSc, whole genome shotgun sequence genome has a window encoding:
- the waif2 gene encoding wnt-activated inhibitory factor 2, whose translation MREKMWIFYSADDSKCLFSLWNQWCLCYAAVVCLLCSPVRTDDACPSSCVCARDSGTVTCRDGEDTEVPSDIPEWTSTLIVQGRNISTLQRGAFMTNSTELEMSKLSLSDNGIQVIEPYAFLGLPRLHLLDLSHNQLESISARAFHGLPELRSLFLNYSVLPVATAQLSNALSAQTLRNLHRLELAGNQLKSIPLVRLDMYNLHVLVLINNSIERIGRENVTSLYQQRHIRVYLSLNPFWCDCELESFYYWLKNSSQCPDAGHLLCSEPEAKRWIPVEKLRGEDVDCMNENLEAVSYVFLGIVLALIGVVFLMVLYLNRGGIKRWLNNIREACRDQMEVYHYRYEQDSDPRLANVAV comes from the coding sequence atgagggAGAAGATGTGGATATTTTACAGCGCTGACGACTCAAAgtgtcttttttctctttggAATCAGTGGTGTTTGTGTTACGCAGCGgtggtgtgtttgttgtgttcacCCGTCAGGACGGACGATGCATGTCCGTCGTCCTGCGTCTGTGCCAGAGACTCGGGGACGGTGACCTGTCGTGACGGAGAAGACACGGAGGTCCCGAGCGACATACCGGAGTGGACATCCACCTTGATAGTTCAGGGTAGAAACATCTCAACTTTACAGCGCGGTGCGTTCATGACCAACAGCACGGAGTTGGAAATGTCGAAACTCTCGCTGTCCGACAACGGGATACAGGTTATTGAACCTTACGCCTTCCTGGGGCTTCCCCGGTTGCACCTGCTGGATCTGAGCCACAATCAgttggagtctatctcagccaGGGCTTTCCACGGATTACCAGAGCTGCGCTCTCTGTTCCTAAACTACTCGGTGTTGCCTGTGGCCACGGCGCAGCTCTCCAATGCGCTCAGCGCACAAACTTTGCGCAATCTCCATAGACTGGAGTTGGCGGGAAACCAGCTAAAGTCTATACCGCTGGTGAGGTTAGACATGTATAACCTCCATGTGTTAGTTCTGATAAATAACTCGATAGAGCGCATCGGGAGGGAAAACGTGACCAGTTTGTACCAGCAAAGGCACATACGCGTCTACTTGTCTTTAAATCCGTTCTGGTGCGACTGTGAACTGGAGTCGTTTTACTACTGGCTGAAGAACTCATCCCAGTGCCCGGATGCAGGACATCTACTGTGTAGTGAGCCGGAGGCCAAGAGGTGGATTCCTGTTGAAAAGCTGCGGGGAGAGGACGTGGATTGTATGAACGAGAACCTGGAGGCGGTTTCGTACGTGTTCCTGGGTATAGTGTTGGCCCTGATCGGGGTGGTGTTTCTGATGGTGCTCTATCTCAACCGGGGAGGCATCAAACGGTGGCTCAACAACATCAGAGAGGCGTGCCGAGACCAGATGGAGGTCTACCATTACCGCTATGAGCAGGACTCAGACCCGAGGCTGGCCAACGTGGCTGTTTAA